One window of the Wenzhouxiangella sp. XN24 genome contains the following:
- a CDS encoding RNA-binding domain-containing protein, which produces MSTDEVHEFILRGEGQELEFKSSMRFDFATQQVNRDLAKVVPKTLAAFFNSSGGTLLIGVDDNGDVVGIGADINTLSRKTADYYELTIRNCIGKHLGVTQSAATSIEFVPSHGQLVARIDCSPSRDPVYFQDGEKREFYIRDGNASRPLNVKESHSYIQHRFRSEIRIPEPDVQRIAEAVVLRLSGAAPDDQEPGMPVRGDSPSVGTANSAILQSRLQELSAELGILSKAIKTESAGSTALERPESAHPAWLKVATVRVIDTFLKQLADAVGWKRIFLVSPWISEVTSSRTLSFSALLQRINEDKATVYVVTRPPNLDWHKRAVSMLADTGRANIVYVENMHAKLYTALTNTGRFALLGSANFTERSLEAEEIGVLVNAFMQGKQVISRLDREAERIYRTPGRTLAYKAKFDVAG; this is translated from the coding sequence ATGAGCACGGACGAGGTACACGAATTTATTTTGCGCGGCGAGGGCCAGGAACTTGAGTTCAAGTCGTCTATGCGATTTGACTTTGCTACTCAACAGGTCAATCGAGATCTGGCCAAGGTCGTTCCGAAGACACTGGCTGCTTTCTTTAATTCAAGTGGCGGAACCCTGCTTATCGGCGTAGACGACAATGGTGATGTAGTGGGTATTGGCGCCGACATCAACACCCTTTCAAGGAAGACTGCAGACTATTACGAGTTGACAATTAGGAACTGTATAGGAAAGCACCTGGGGGTGACCCAGTCAGCAGCGACTTCGATTGAGTTTGTGCCGTCACACGGGCAATTGGTGGCAAGAATTGATTGCAGCCCTAGTCGAGATCCAGTTTATTTTCAGGATGGAGAGAAACGAGAGTTTTATATTCGCGATGGCAATGCTAGCAGACCGCTGAATGTGAAGGAGTCGCACAGCTATATTCAGCATAGATTTCGGTCGGAGATCAGGATTCCAGAGCCAGATGTACAAAGGATTGCTGAAGCAGTGGTGCTTCGCCTTTCGGGTGCCGCACCCGATGACCAAGAGCCAGGAATGCCTGTGCGTGGTGATTCGCCGTCGGTCGGCACAGCCAACAGTGCGATTCTCCAATCGCGGCTGCAGGAGTTATCAGCAGAGCTTGGGATTCTCTCAAAGGCGATCAAAACGGAGTCGGCGGGTAGCACAGCGCTAGAAAGGCCCGAGTCTGCACATCCCGCTTGGCTCAAGGTCGCCACAGTTCGTGTTATAGACACGTTTCTCAAACAGTTGGCAGACGCCGTAGGGTGGAAGCGGATCTTTCTGGTGAGCCCGTGGATTTCCGAAGTCACGTCATCCAGAACACTATCGTTCAGCGCCTTGCTGCAGCGAATCAACGAAGACAAGGCTACGGTATATGTTGTCACTCGGCCGCCAAACTTGGACTGGCACAAGAGGGCTGTTTCGATGCTTGCTGATACTGGTAGAGCCAATATTGTGTACGTTGAGAATATGCACGCGAAGCTCTACACCGCGTTGACAAATACTGGGAGGTTCGCGCTCCTTGGTTCTGCAAATTTTACTGAGCGGTCTTTGGAGGCCGAAGAGATAGGTGTATTAGTGAACGCCTTTATGCAGGGGAAGCAGGTCATTTCTCGGTTAGACCGTGAAGCCGAGAGGATCTACCGAACTCCAGGAAGAACTCTTGCCTACAAAGCAAAATTCGACGTCGCTGGCTAG
- a CDS encoding 6-carboxytetrahydropterin synthase, with product MWKERRFEAATRLSHAPEGDPRRSLHGHSYIVRLHLTAPLDELLGWTVDYGDVKSLFKPAYDQLDHFRLDEIAGMESGNTPSVLRWIRSQMAETLPQLDRIDLYESPGCGGFLQWGENGPALPADLR from the coding sequence ATTTGGAAAGAGCGACGCTTCGAAGCGGCGACACGGCTAAGTCATGCTCCAGAGGGGGATCCGAGGAGATCGCTGCATGGCCACAGTTATATCGTGCGACTGCATCTGACAGCGCCACTGGACGAGCTTTTGGGTTGGACCGTGGACTACGGCGACGTCAAGAGCTTATTCAAACCAGCCTACGATCAGCTCGATCACTTTCGCCTTGATGAAATTGCCGGAATGGAAAGTGGCAACACCCCATCTGTACTTCGTTGGATTCGGAGTCAAATGGCCGAGACTTTGCCGCAATTGGACCGGATCGATCTTTACGAGAGCCCAGGATGCGGTGGTTTTCTGCAATGGGGTGAGAACGGACCGGCGCTGCCGGCGGACCTTCGCTAA
- the dbpB gene encoding DGQHR domain-containing protein DpdB, with the protein MATKKPLAIRAVRAYQGEGRELFAFFMPGNLITKIADISRVGRDESESLQGFQRKAIKNHIRQITAYLDQGGVLFPNAILLAFGPEVKFSRARGRDPKGVHNVGEVGTLTIPWPGNQGHIAWIVDGQQRSLALSESTNGDVPVPVIGFVGNLKVQREQFILVNKAKPLPTRLINELLPEVDIHLPRDLAARKIPSELCRLLHIHPASPFKGLVRFESEPKSKTAIVSDSALIETVRASISNPLGALSQYKARGDQPADVEGMFSALVLYWTAVESVFADAWGKSPTRSRLMHGAGIKAMGTLMDHIMPRTYGARDPASVISESLSRIAPACCWTSGTWEDLGLRWNQVQNTRGHVKELAGELIRLDYEATRSERA; encoded by the coding sequence ATGGCGACAAAGAAGCCTTTGGCGATTCGGGCAGTGCGAGCGTATCAAGGCGAGGGCCGAGAGCTCTTCGCTTTCTTCATGCCTGGCAACCTAATTACGAAGATAGCTGACATTAGCCGAGTGGGGAGGGACGAGTCCGAATCTCTCCAAGGCTTCCAGAGGAAGGCTATTAAGAATCACATTCGCCAGATCACGGCTTATCTCGACCAAGGAGGCGTCCTTTTCCCGAATGCGATCCTCCTAGCTTTTGGTCCTGAAGTTAAGTTTAGCCGCGCCAGGGGCCGTGACCCAAAGGGCGTTCACAATGTCGGGGAAGTTGGCACCTTGACCATTCCATGGCCAGGCAACCAAGGGCATATCGCTTGGATCGTCGACGGACAGCAGCGCTCACTGGCGCTTAGTGAGAGCACGAATGGAGATGTCCCCGTGCCGGTTATCGGATTCGTAGGTAACCTCAAGGTACAGCGCGAGCAGTTCATCTTGGTGAACAAAGCCAAACCACTCCCTACCCGGCTCATTAATGAGTTACTTCCCGAGGTAGACATTCACCTACCGAGGGACTTGGCCGCGCGAAAGATACCTAGTGAACTTTGCCGATTGCTCCACATCCACCCCGCCTCCCCCTTCAAAGGGTTGGTTCGATTCGAATCTGAGCCGAAATCAAAGACGGCGATAGTGAGTGATAGTGCTCTGATCGAGACCGTCCGCGCGAGCATCAGCAATCCGTTGGGCGCTCTCTCGCAGTACAAGGCCAGGGGAGACCAGCCCGCTGACGTGGAAGGGATGTTTTCTGCGCTAGTGCTTTACTGGACAGCTGTTGAGTCTGTATTCGCTGACGCCTGGGGTAAATCACCGACAAGAAGTCGTTTGATGCATGGAGCCGGCATTAAGGCCATGGGGACGCTCATGGATCACATCATGCCTCGGACCTATGGGGCACGAGATCCTGCATCAGTCATTAGTGAATCGCTCTCCCGGATTGCCCCTGCGTGTTGTTGGACTTCGGGAACCTGGGAAGACCTTGGCCTTCGCTGGAACCAAGTTCAAAACACGCGCGGCCACGTTAAGGAACTCGCGGGAGAACTCATACGCTTGGACTATGAGGCTACCCGAAGCGAGCGCGCGTGA
- the queE gene encoding 7-carboxy-7-deazaguanine synthase — protein sequence MAYSVKEIYYTLQGEGAQAGRPAVFLRFAGCNLWSGREQDRHKGPGGCSRWCDTDFVGTDGPGGGKFATAEELAKAVARHWPDLDQGKPYVVCTGGEPLLQLDAAAIEALHEAGFEVGVETNGTILAPPGLDWICVSPKPGPELLQQTGNELKLVFPQEQLEAQPAQFEKLGFDHLFLQPLDGPDAVLNTKRAAAYCMSNPKWRLSLQIHKLIGMP from the coding sequence ATGGCTTACTCCGTAAAAGAGATCTATTACACGCTGCAGGGGGAGGGCGCCCAGGCGGGACGTCCAGCCGTGTTCCTGCGCTTTGCCGGTTGCAACCTTTGGAGTGGGCGAGAGCAAGATCGTCACAAAGGACCGGGGGGGTGCTCTAGATGGTGTGACACGGACTTCGTGGGCACTGATGGGCCTGGTGGCGGCAAGTTCGCTACTGCAGAAGAGTTAGCTAAGGCTGTAGCGCGACACTGGCCTGATTTGGATCAGGGCAAGCCGTATGTGGTTTGTACCGGGGGTGAACCCTTGCTTCAGTTAGATGCGGCGGCAATAGAAGCGTTACATGAAGCGGGGTTTGAGGTTGGTGTTGAAACCAATGGGACGATTCTCGCTCCTCCTGGCCTCGACTGGATATGTGTGAGCCCTAAGCCGGGGCCAGAGCTTCTGCAGCAGACGGGGAATGAGTTGAAGCTCGTATTCCCGCAAGAGCAACTCGAGGCGCAACCAGCCCAATTTGAAAAATTGGGGTTCGACCATTTGTTTCTGCAGCCCTTAGATGGCCCCGATGCCGTTTTAAATACAAAAAGGGCTGCCGCATACTGCATGTCAAATCCTAAGTGGCGTCTGTCACTCCAGATCCACAAGTTAATAGGTATGCCGTAA
- the queC gene encoding 7-cyano-7-deazaguanine synthase QueC, giving the protein MSRALVVLSGGQDSTTCLYWAIDRWGRENVQTLTFDYGQRHRTELEAARDVAQFSGVPNTVLPIDTLRALGGSALTADEIAVRSELNPENNLPNTFVPGRNLIFLTYAAAFAYQRGIHHLVTGVAQTDYSGYPDCREETIKALEKAVGLGMEYEISIHTPLMHLSKADTVRMVSELGGLEAMALTHTCYNGQRPPCGTCPACVIRARGFEEAGMPDPLIQRFAQ; this is encoded by the coding sequence ATGAGTAGAGCGTTAGTCGTTCTGTCCGGCGGGCAGGATTCAACCACCTGCCTCTATTGGGCCATCGACCGCTGGGGTCGTGAGAACGTTCAGACATTGACGTTCGACTATGGCCAGAGGCATCGGACCGAACTTGAAGCCGCGCGCGACGTGGCGCAGTTCTCTGGCGTCCCGAACACGGTGCTTCCCATCGATACGTTGCGGGCGCTTGGTGGCAGTGCGCTGACGGCAGACGAGATCGCAGTCCGTTCGGAGCTCAACCCGGAAAACAATCTGCCGAACACGTTTGTGCCTGGTAGAAACCTGATTTTCCTGACCTACGCCGCCGCGTTTGCTTACCAAAGGGGTATCCATCACCTAGTGACGGGTGTTGCTCAGACCGACTACAGCGGTTATCCGGACTGTCGCGAAGAGACGATCAAGGCTCTCGAGAAGGCCGTTGGGCTTGGGATGGAGTACGAGATCTCCATCCATACACCGCTAATGCATCTGTCCAAGGCTGACACTGTAAGAATGGTTTCCGAGTTAGGTGGCCTGGAGGCAATGGCCCTGACGCACACATGTTATAACGGGCAGCGTCCTCCTTGCGGGACCTGCCCAGCCTGTGTCATCCGTGCCCGAGGATTCGAAGAAGCTGGGATGCCTGACCCATTGATTCAGAGATTCGCCCAGTGA
- the dbpB gene encoding DGQHR domain-containing protein DpdB, with translation MDKEAPRVVRVNALRIEQRKDVPLVVFGVNGRMIHQFASVHFAQRVEDGELAGYQRERVSRHIAAIHAYLQQEGALLPNAIVIAFNKTVAFTPLSNQLRSEWGTFGTLSIPLSGPRETKPGFIVDGQQRVAALSELEPSRPFPVVVVGFCSDAPSVQREQFVLVNRTKPLPKDLLNELLPHIDAHLPDNLRLRRVAAAILEVLRFDKNSPFCGRIRGLGSIGDGCNISQAAIVGLIERSIKHGGVLATCSGNSYEDTDIEGAANVVSTFFQGVSSVWPEAWLGSPRNSRLVHGAGIYAMGCLMDRVMRDVNLTSERSVESVKGRLLIVQRRCAWTSGQWPRLNCAWNEIQNTSQDKRRLAAYLVSEYDKLAR, from the coding sequence ATGGATAAGGAAGCCCCGCGAGTCGTGAGAGTGAACGCTTTGCGGATCGAGCAACGGAAGGATGTGCCGTTGGTCGTCTTCGGGGTCAACGGGCGAATGATTCACCAGTTCGCATCTGTCCATTTTGCGCAGAGGGTCGAAGACGGTGAGCTTGCAGGATATCAAAGGGAGCGAGTCTCGCGACATATAGCCGCCATCCATGCGTACTTGCAGCAGGAGGGCGCACTCCTGCCAAACGCTATCGTAATTGCTTTCAATAAGACCGTTGCCTTTACTCCACTCTCGAACCAATTACGAAGTGAATGGGGAACCTTCGGCACCCTGTCGATTCCACTGTCGGGTCCGCGCGAGACAAAGCCAGGGTTCATCGTCGATGGACAACAACGGGTCGCCGCCCTATCTGAATTAGAACCATCTCGACCGTTTCCTGTCGTGGTAGTTGGGTTTTGTTCGGATGCGCCCAGCGTTCAGAGAGAACAGTTTGTGCTGGTAAACAGAACTAAGCCGCTGCCTAAGGATCTGTTGAACGAGTTATTGCCGCACATAGACGCTCACCTTCCCGATAACCTGCGTCTACGTCGGGTTGCCGCCGCAATCCTTGAGGTTCTTAGGTTCGATAAAAATTCCCCCTTTTGTGGACGGATTAGAGGGCTTGGATCCATCGGCGACGGGTGCAACATCAGCCAGGCGGCAATCGTGGGTCTCATTGAGAGAAGCATAAAGCACGGCGGCGTGTTGGCCACCTGTTCAGGCAACTCCTATGAAGATACAGATATTGAGGGGGCTGCAAATGTTGTCAGCACTTTTTTTCAAGGTGTATCTAGTGTTTGGCCCGAAGCATGGTTGGGAAGTCCCCGTAATAGCCGTCTGGTGCACGGGGCGGGTATCTATGCCATGGGGTGCCTGATGGATCGGGTTATGCGAGATGTCAACCTCACAAGCGAGCGTTCCGTAGAGTCAGTAAAAGGCCGACTTCTCATCGTGCAACGTCGGTGCGCATGGACAAGTGGGCAATGGCCCAGACTAAATTGTGCATGGAACGAGATACAGAACACGAGTCAGGACAAGCGGCGGTTGGCGGCTTACCTTGTCTCCGAATACGACAAGTTGGCGCGTTAG
- the dbpB gene encoding DGQHR domain-containing protein DpdB, with protein sequence MKSFTYQCLIPHQATGRDIFTFCASVDEILQFATVERIGRTASGQLKGFQRPHVAKHIAEIRDYLTEPDAILPNAVVIAFPGNAALSALGNRTGKLTIDCNSNTYAYVVDGQQRLAALNSLKGKRFEVLVAGFMCEDLEELKRQFILINNARPLSKSLIYELLPTSGQMPSRLSVRTKAAQIVERLNFDESSSLFHEIRMHTNPAGVIRDTAIQRVAMSSLNDGALRHLAANDNSLDKPFQLLSNFYGAVKEAFKDDWREKTPRTSRLVHGVGVVSLGYVAEFLHSKNQAFEQSDFSTGLYPLVGRTRWSSGSWEFGIGDTRPWDSLQNVARDWIQLADHLIGILVSTTAKKASPK encoded by the coding sequence ATGAAGTCTTTTACATATCAATGCCTTATCCCGCACCAGGCCACAGGTCGCGATATCTTCACATTTTGCGCATCGGTAGACGAGATTTTGCAATTCGCGACGGTGGAGAGAATAGGCCGGACTGCGAGTGGCCAATTAAAGGGTTTTCAAAGGCCTCACGTAGCAAAACACATCGCGGAGATCCGAGACTATCTAACTGAACCCGACGCCATCTTGCCCAACGCAGTCGTTATCGCCTTTCCTGGAAACGCGGCACTTTCAGCCTTGGGCAATCGTACTGGCAAACTGACCATTGACTGCAACTCAAACACATACGCTTACGTGGTAGATGGACAGCAACGACTTGCTGCGCTCAACTCTCTAAAAGGAAAGAGATTCGAGGTTCTCGTTGCCGGGTTCATGTGCGAGGACCTGGAAGAACTAAAGCGTCAGTTTATCCTCATAAACAATGCGCGCCCTCTTTCAAAGTCCCTAATTTACGAACTCCTACCCACTTCTGGGCAGATGCCCTCGCGCCTTTCGGTAAGGACAAAAGCCGCCCAAATCGTGGAACGCCTCAACTTCGATGAGTCATCAAGTCTGTTCCACGAAATTCGGATGCACACGAATCCCGCCGGCGTAATTCGCGATACAGCAATACAACGTGTAGCAATGTCGTCATTGAACGACGGCGCGTTGCGTCATCTCGCCGCGAACGACAATTCCCTAGACAAACCCTTTCAACTTCTCAGCAATTTTTATGGCGCTGTCAAGGAAGCCTTCAAAGACGATTGGCGTGAAAAGACCCCGAGAACATCACGACTGGTACACGGGGTCGGAGTAGTAAGCCTCGGTTATGTTGCGGAATTTCTACACTCGAAGAATCAAGCCTTCGAACAGAGCGATTTTTCCACCGGGTTGTACCCCCTGGTCGGAAGAACTCGATGGTCTTCAGGGTCATGGGAGTTTGGAATCGGGGACACGAGGCCCTGGGACTCGCTGCAAAATGTTGCTCGTGACTGGATCCAACTCGCAGACCACCTAATTGGCATTTTGGTCTCGACGACCGCCAAGAAGGCCAGTCCGAAATAA
- the dpdA gene encoding tRNA-guanine transglycosylase DpdA, which yields MKFIYADSLDVVDPGYDFLKDTHTPGRQPYWDDQYPHEILSSPPYDGLLVSRAIVGDKIPGKYTLDQRMRFRREGARRFLRLEDQKFREMLLFGDCGAFSYHKEERPPYTVDDTLAFYHDGGFTHGFSVDHVIFEFDGRHRDMEGGSHTARTRFDMTLALADEFLRASKHMPSEFTPIGVIQGWSPGSMAAAAKALKKMGYTYMAVGGIVPLKPVQIHWALDAIRSAVPKQSAAMHLLGFAKADHIDEFVRYGITSFDSTSPLLRAFKDSRKNYYAPTESGNLEYFSAIRIPQALENAKLKRQVQEGRLRQEDLQNLELNALEAVRGYAVHRNGLTHTLHSVLEYNSKLLESDCTDRSTKDRKLQKLKIEYENTLQKRPWESCGCEICRHAGIEVVIFRASNRNKRRGIHNLHVFYNHVRTLHSAGTP from the coding sequence GTGAAATTCATCTACGCCGATAGCCTTGATGTAGTCGATCCAGGCTACGATTTTCTTAAGGACACCCATACGCCAGGGCGTCAGCCCTATTGGGACGACCAGTATCCCCACGAAATCCTGAGCAGCCCCCCGTATGACGGCCTATTGGTGTCTCGTGCAATCGTAGGGGACAAAATTCCAGGCAAATATACACTCGATCAGCGAATGCGATTCCGACGCGAAGGCGCAAGACGATTTCTACGGTTAGAAGATCAGAAGTTCCGCGAAATGCTGCTTTTTGGAGACTGCGGCGCCTTTTCTTATCACAAGGAGGAGCGGCCACCGTACACCGTCGATGACACGCTGGCTTTCTATCACGACGGGGGCTTCACCCATGGCTTCTCCGTGGACCATGTAATTTTCGAGTTCGATGGCCGTCATCGCGATATGGAAGGAGGTTCGCATACGGCTCGGACCAGATTCGATATGACCTTGGCGCTAGCCGACGAGTTTCTACGCGCAAGCAAACACATGCCTTCTGAATTCACCCCAATAGGAGTAATACAGGGCTGGTCACCGGGAAGCATGGCAGCCGCAGCAAAGGCATTAAAAAAAATGGGCTATACGTACATGGCAGTCGGTGGAATCGTGCCGTTGAAACCGGTGCAGATCCATTGGGCGCTAGATGCAATTAGAAGTGCTGTACCAAAGCAAAGTGCCGCCATGCACCTGCTCGGATTTGCGAAGGCTGACCATATTGATGAGTTCGTCCGCTACGGAATTACAAGCTTTGACTCAACATCTCCACTTCTCCGTGCATTCAAGGATTCACGAAAGAACTACTACGCGCCCACCGAATCGGGGAATCTAGAGTACTTTTCTGCTATCCGAATACCACAGGCACTGGAGAACGCTAAGCTAAAGAGGCAGGTCCAAGAGGGTCGTCTTAGGCAAGAAGACCTACAGAATCTGGAGTTGAATGCCCTGGAGGCCGTGCGTGGTTACGCAGTGCATCGAAACGGACTCACCCACACGCTGCATTCGGTACTCGAATACAACAGCAAATTGCTTGAGTCAGATTGCACGGATCGGTCCACCAAAGATCGTAAACTGCAGAAACTAAAAATTGAGTATGAAAACACGCTGCAGAAACGCCCATGGGAGTCATGCGGGTGCGAGATTTGCAGGCATGCCGGGATCGAGGTTGTCATCTTCCGGGCGAGTAACAGAAACAAGCGTCGCGGTATACATAATCTTCATGTGTTCTATAACCATGTTCGAACGCTGCATTCGGCTGGGACCCCTTGA
- a CDS encoding ATP-binding protein codes for MVTRQYKIRPQLDPTQKAIHLGSGDSKGGALWLGTLAEATTGSQPKVWLATAKEQVVAVVGKRGSGKSFTLGVIAEGLGVMEGAVLGRQDAPRAVLLFDPLDVYWTTRYSVQPTGNKEVSRHYQMAKSADLLGLGFNVEAWVPGSQNRRQADPDWFKTLQLPVSAMGLEEWELLLDVNIMTQPIGQALADALVFTRDRGFTSEGEVTDPRTDFDLLHLSRAARSEELAGIYHPETIRALSQRLGALHSTGLFSAEGTRIRELLAPGRVTIVMLGRLPEGYRAAVVAVLTRMLISVRNDTSFAEKRLVLDSTLDDTTRAALTSVVESGIPKTVVMLDEAQSFLAPGPSNSARDLFIRLVKEGRNMGLSAVLATQQPSALDQRVLSQVETFVAHQLVTEPDIRAVKDNLKSSLPDSISSGANKLSLSDLLRQLPPGYCLVSAADMDTTVRRALVVNVRPRATVHGGIEL; via the coding sequence ATGGTTACAAGACAATATAAAATTCGGCCGCAGCTTGATCCAACTCAAAAGGCTATTCACCTCGGTTCAGGTGATTCAAAAGGCGGAGCGCTATGGCTTGGAACTCTCGCGGAAGCCACTACTGGCAGTCAGCCGAAGGTCTGGCTCGCCACTGCGAAGGAGCAAGTGGTTGCAGTGGTTGGGAAGCGTGGTAGTGGAAAGTCCTTCACATTGGGCGTGATAGCGGAAGGCTTAGGAGTAATGGAGGGCGCTGTACTCGGACGTCAGGATGCGCCCCGCGCCGTTCTCCTTTTTGATCCGCTGGATGTTTATTGGACAACGCGGTACTCAGTACAGCCTACCGGCAACAAGGAAGTTTCGCGTCATTACCAGATGGCTAAGTCAGCTGATCTGCTCGGGCTGGGATTCAATGTAGAGGCGTGGGTTCCGGGTAGCCAGAACCGCCGCCAGGCAGATCCCGATTGGTTCAAAACCCTCCAGTTACCTGTTTCAGCGATGGGACTTGAAGAATGGGAACTCCTGCTTGACGTAAACATTATGACTCAACCGATTGGGCAAGCGCTTGCCGACGCTTTGGTTTTCACGCGAGATAGAGGATTCACAAGCGAGGGGGAAGTGACTGATCCAAGGACCGATTTTGATCTGCTCCACCTTTCACGGGCCGCCCGGTCGGAGGAATTAGCTGGGATCTACCACCCTGAAACGATCCGAGCACTCTCGCAACGCCTCGGAGCTTTGCATTCGACAGGGCTCTTTTCGGCAGAGGGCACCAGGATACGTGAACTGCTGGCACCAGGACGCGTAACAATAGTGATGTTGGGACGCCTGCCTGAGGGATACCGAGCTGCGGTAGTTGCTGTCCTCACTCGTATGTTGATATCGGTTCGCAACGACACGTCGTTTGCTGAGAAAAGGCTGGTTCTTGACTCTACGTTGGACGACACTACTCGCGCCGCATTAACCAGTGTTGTGGAATCAGGCATCCCTAAGACAGTCGTGATGTTAGACGAAGCGCAGTCGTTTCTCGCGCCTGGGCCAAGTAATTCTGCAAGAGATCTATTTATTCGCTTGGTTAAGGAGGGGCGCAACATGGGCCTGTCTGCCGTATTAGCCACTCAGCAGCCATCCGCCTTAGACCAGCGAGTCCTGAGCCAAGTCGAGACCTTTGTGGCCCATCAACTGGTAACGGAGCCGGATATCCGAGCGGTAAAGGACAATCTGAAATCCAGCCTACCTGACTCAATCAGCTCCGGTGCCAATAAGCTGAGCCTGTCTGATCTACTTCGTCAGCTGCCTCCAGGGTATTGTCTTGTTTCGGCTGCCGACATGGATACTACCGTCCGCAGAGCACTTGTTGTGAACGTTAGGCCCCGTGCGACGGTGCATGGTGGAATCGAGCTCTAG